The nucleotide window AAGGAAACAGAGAAATTTTAATCTAAATAAAAATGTTACTCTTTTACTTAAAAAATTCATCAACTTTAACTTCTACATTTAATTACGCTTAGAAATTCCTAAGCGTAATTAAAAAAAATCTCATATAATTATTCATTTTACAGTAATTACAAGGTTATACAAGGGTTATTTTTTTGAGAAAAGTACCCATTTTATCTTTTTTATGTTAGAATATATAAATTATTATTAAGGAGTATGTTATGAATACAAGTATTGTAGGAAGACACATAGAATTAACAGATGCAATTAAAGATTACATTAATAGTTCAGTAGAAGTATTTAAAAAATTTAATTTAGATATTATTTCTGTAAACTCAATTATTTCTCAAGACGAAAAATTAGGTAAAAAAGCTTTCTCGTTTGAATTTACTTTAAATATTGCGCATTTAGATACAATAGTTGTAAAACAAAAAGATAAAGATTTATATTCTGCTATTGATATTGCTGTTGATAGAGTATCAAAAGTATTAAGAAGACATCATGATAAAATAGCAGCTCATAAAGCTACTAAATTAGCTGAAGTTGTAGCTAATGAAATTCAAGATAAAATAGCTTTAGAATTAGAGAAATTTGAAGATGAAATTACTCCTGTAAGATTAACATCTTATAAACCAATTGATATAGAAGAAGCTTTAGAAGATTTAAAAGCATCAGATTCAGCATTTAAAGTATTCTATGATAAAGATGATAATATGAGAGTTTTATATAAAAGCTCAGTTGAAGGAAAATTTGGGTTATATTAATAAAAACTCATATTTAGTTAAAAGGTATTAGCTAAAATGCTAATACCTTTTTTAATTTATAATATAAAGAAAATTAGGATTAAAAATACTTATGGATAAAACACTAAAAAAAATCGCACTAATTGGACAACCAAATGTGGGAAAATCTTCATTATTCAATAGAATTGCAAATAAAAGAATTGCAATTGTTTCTGATATGGCTGGAACAACAAGGGATATTAGAAAACATGAAATTGAAATATTGGATAGAAAAGCTTTAATGCTTGATACTGGTGGAATAGATGAAACAAATGATGCTATATTTTCAAATGTAAAAAGAAAAGCTATTGAGACGGCAAAAGAGGCTGATATAATACTTTTTATGGTTGATGGTAAAAATATACCAGATGATAAAGATAAAGAATTATTTTATGAGCTTCAACGACTAGGTAAAGAGTTAGCTTTAGTTGTAAATAAAATAGATAATGATAAAGAACTTGAAAGACTTTGGGAATTTTTTGAATTTGGAATAGGGGATGAAAATCTTTTTGGAATTTCTGTATCTCACAATAGAGGAACAAAAAATTTATTTGAATGGATTTATCAACATCTTCCTGTAAATCTTGAAACAGTAGCACGTGAAGAGGCTGAAGCTTTAAAAAAACAAAGAGAAAATGAATTTGATTTTGATGATGAAGAGGATTATTCAGAAGAAGAACAAGAAATTTCTCAACAAGAAATAATAAATAAAGAAGTTGATGAAAATAAAATCAATGTAGCAATTATAGGAAGAGTAAATGTAGGAAAATCTTCAATTCTAAATGCTATTATTGGAGAAGAAAGATCTGTTGTTTCTCCAATTGCAGGAACTACTATTGATCCTGTTGATGAATCTTTTGAATATAAAGAGAAAAAAATTACATTTGTTGATACAGCAGGACTTAGAAGAAGAGGAAGTATTGAAGGAATTGAAAAATATGCTTTAATGAGAACTAAAGATATGTTAGAAAAGGCAAATATGGCTTTAGTTATTTTAGATGCTTCAAGAGAACTTACTGATTTAGATGAAAAAATTGCCGGGCTTGTAGATGAATATGGATTGGGAACAATTATCGTTTTAAATAAATGGGATGAGAATATGGATACTTTCCAAAAAATTGAAGAAGAAATTAGAAGAAGATTTAGATTTTTATCTTATGCACCAATTATCGCTGTTTCAGCAAAAACAGGAAGAAGTATAGAAAGATTAAAAGATAAAATTATTGAAATTCATAATAACTATACGCAAAGAATACCAACTTCTCAATTAAATAGAGTTATTGAAGAAGCAGTTATTAGACATTCACTTCCAAGTCC belongs to Arcobacter defluvii and includes:
- the der gene encoding ribosome biogenesis GTPase Der — translated: MDKTLKKIALIGQPNVGKSSLFNRIANKRIAIVSDMAGTTRDIRKHEIEILDRKALMLDTGGIDETNDAIFSNVKRKAIETAKEADIILFMVDGKNIPDDKDKELFYELQRLGKELALVVNKIDNDKELERLWEFFEFGIGDENLFGISVSHNRGTKNLFEWIYQHLPVNLETVAREEAEALKKQRENEFDFDDEEDYSEEEQEISQQEIINKEVDENKINVAIIGRVNVGKSSILNAIIGEERSVVSPIAGTTIDPVDESFEYKEKKITFVDTAGLRRRGSIEGIEKYALMRTKDMLEKANMALVILDASRELTDLDEKIAGLVDEYGLGTIIVLNKWDENMDTFQKIEEEIRRRFRFLSYAPIIAVSAKTGRSIERLKDKIIEIHNNYTQRIPTSQLNRVIEEAVIRHSLPSPNGAYLRIYYTTQFDTRPPRIALVMNKPNLLHFTYKRYLINYLREQFNFEGTPIHVIARGKNDKMGDEEYLEKS
- the hpf gene encoding ribosome hibernation-promoting factor, HPF/YfiA family, with translation MNTSIVGRHIELTDAIKDYINSSVEVFKKFNLDIISVNSIISQDEKLGKKAFSFEFTLNIAHLDTIVVKQKDKDLYSAIDIAVDRVSKVLRRHHDKIAAHKATKLAEVVANEIQDKIALELEKFEDEITPVRLTSYKPIDIEEALEDLKASDSAFKVFYDKDDNMRVLYKSSVEGKFGLY